The following nucleotide sequence is from Osmia lignaria lignaria isolate PbOS001 chromosome 16, iyOsmLign1, whole genome shotgun sequence.
TGTCCAATTGGAACGTCCTGAGCGTGGAAGCAGCTCTTCAACAACTGAACACTTTCGAGGATGATAATACAGAGATCATAAGACGTCCGAATACGGTAAATCAtagataataatatttcttcctTCGTTGCAAGGTTTATAAGAAACTGTTGCAACAAGCAATCTTTGATttctaattagaattattgcaaaatttcgAGACAGTTACATTTGGAAGAAACCAAGACCatctattattaatttttccctCGAAAGATTATCATGGCTTGTTAAGATAGTTGCAAAATTCCTAGATAGTTCAGTTCCTAGAACACCCTGTTAGGATCTACTGAGAAATTTTActtattattaatctttcaTTTGAACAAACGTCACAGCTTTTATTTACAAAGATTCTAGTTATAAAATGGTTGCAAAATTTCAATACAGCAGTGTGTAAAAGATAGAATTCTTTCCTAGATCACGTTGCTAGAATTTACCGATGGGGTCTACCTATTCTTGTCTCGTCTGCTTGCCTGACTGACTGACTGCTTGTCTTTATTTATAACTAATTAAGCTAGATGCAGTTCGAAGTGTAGTATGATCGAGTCAATCGGCAGACTTCTAACAAATTGCTCTCTTCTTACTTCGTTTCGTGCTTCTCTGAAATGGCTCCCAGATTGACTTGAATAATTTTTGGTGTTTGAAGTGAATCTTTCTGGATTAATTGTTAAGTTTGAGACTAAGTTTTTATAATGAGTACCTGGCATCAACTGAACGTGGAACATGCGACCAGCGCTATATCCAGGGAGGATCTGGGTGCTAGTGTCTATCGCAAAAAAATTGTGTCGAAAGcggtaatattttaattaaaataaggagATAAGTAACAAAAGATCCACATTCCCTATATGTCTTTAATATTTGTCGACTTTCATTTGATTTGCGATTATTGCACAACAGACGCCTCATTGAAATTCATTAATCATGGTAATCGAACGTAATCGCATTTGCAATATTGCATAATACTGTTGCAACTGTATGGAATGAGGAAAACCCTCCAAATGGAGATGTTATCGATCTCCATAACATATGACACCTCTTATCAAAACACTTTTAATCTTTTCCTACGATAAAACCAACTCTTGGAATCAAGAAGTATAAACTCAATTATTTTATGTGATTAAACAATGTTACTCATCTTGCTATGAGATCGAACCATTTGATATCTCGAACAGGTGATAACTAAACAATATACACAAGTGTTTCACCAGGAAaacttgtatttatttaaaaaaagtcttTTGTTCTGCTGCATGTATCTCCACGCAAGTACCACGTGCATTAGTGCACCTCATCTACGGTCTCGTGTCGGATAAGTTCCAAGTCTTAAATCAACTTGAACATTTTGGCAGATTTTTAGAAAACCTAAGACTTATGGAACACTAAAAATTCTACAATTAATTGCTCGACGCTTGCAAAATCTCATTAACCCTTTAGCTACCAAGGGTGACTAGAATCGTCCACTACAAAGTGGGTATATCTCAAAATAAGGGAGATACAATAGAAGTTTTACAGAGGGTTTTGTTTATGGTATTTTTCagtaatttctaaattaattgaGTAGAAAAATTTTTGTGGAAAGAAAAGAGATGAATCGTTGAAACGGTAGCGGACGAaagttttgaatattttataaacttcaACCCGGATTTGACGTTTCACGGGGGAAACACAAGGAAATGCACCTTGGCTGCGGGTGACGAGTTTAAAATTAAAGCACAGACGGGTCTTCCAAGTCTTATATTTAGGACGACGCGCATGCGTGATCCGATTAGAAATCCCGTGAAGACTTAGAATTTCTGGTTCCTCAAATTCCGACGTTCGACGCGATTTTCGCGAAACACACGCACCAGCAATTATTATTACCCTTTTCTGCTAGTGTTTCCTCGAACGCGAATTTCAATTCACCCGCGCCACGTCGAATCCAGAGTTCGATCGATAGATCGTTGTTCCGTGGATCATTTGATGAAGTACGATCAGTGATAAGAgtctttgtaataaaattattagtgTAACCGAGCTGATTTtgagaaaattacaaaatggaTCTCGGAGGCGTCGATGTCTGGGGTCAAATCGCCGTGGAAACGTCTCAGATGTTCGTTTCTGAAGGCGGTGTCATTAAAAGTCGTTTTGCAGGGACAGTAAGTGAATCATTCTATTCGAAAAGTAAAGCAATTGAAAATCTTCAAGGTGTCTGTCGAACAATAATTGCAAAATCACTACATCTTTTTTGTATCGAATTGGGGTAAAAACCACCCCTTTAACGAAAGGGGTAAATATCTATCGTATTAACTTTTCAAACACTCTGTCCTTTCAGACTATAGAAAAATTGCCAGACAAGGTGCTTCTGAACGTCTTCAGCTACCTCTCTCATCGCGAGATATGCAGGGTGGCACGTGTGTGCAAAAGGTGGCGGCAAATCGCTTACGACACACGCTTATGGAAACACGTATCCCTGAGACCGGAAATCAGTGGATTACACGTGAATTCCTTGGACAATCTACTGCATTTGATCAGGTAGAAAAAGATAATGTAAAGAATGTTGGCAGAATATCTCGTTACCGAAATATGCCCTACCATTTGCCAAAATACTATCGTAGgatattattcaaaaaatttccATTATACACTAGCACACGTTTTGGAGCTTCCTTGAGGTACATTGAATTACCCATCGAACTGATCACCCACACGGTGCTCCATGAGCTGGCGAACAAGTGTCCAAACCTGACCCACATGCTCCTCGACTTCTCCACTGCGATGCAGCTGCACGATTTCTCGGAAATGCAGGCGTTTCCTACGAAACTGAAGTACATGTGTATCTGTCTGTCGGAGGTAATCTTCATGGAGGGTTTCATGAGGAAGATTTATAACTTCATTAATGGTTTAGAAATTCTCCATCTGATAGGTTCGTATTTGATTCCCgcgatattaatttttcatgacccaattattaatcgaataaatAATCCAGGGACATACGAGAAggtggaagaagaggaagaagaaatctACGAAGTGATAAACGTTCACAAACTTAAATCAGCCACCCCAAATTTAAGGGTGATCAATCTGTATGGTATCAATTTCGTAGATGATTCACATATTGATGCATTCTCTTCGAACTGCATCCAACTCGAATGTCTGGCTGTGAATTTCTGCGCCAAAGTCACTGGCTCGACCATGAAGACCCTCTTCCAGAGGAGCAGAAGATTAAAGTGTCTCCTGATGCAAGGAACAAGTACTTATCATTCTTTTCAACTAGCACCTTGATTTTTCGAGCTATCAAGGAGTTCACGAATTTCTTGCAGATCTTCAAAGTGAATACGTAATGCAGGTGGAATGGGAGAAGTCTAGTGTCCAGGAGCTGGACGTGACCGGGACAGATTTGTCGACGGAATGTCTGATCGATATGTTGACCAGAATTCCAGGTCTCCGTTTCCTGAGTGCAGGCCAGTTGAACGGCTTCAACGACAGCGTGTTGAAAGCATGGGCTGAACTTGGCAATCCACGGAACCTGATTGCCTTGGACTTGGACAGTTCCGACAATCTGAACGACGATGGTCTACATAAATTTTTGTCCAGATACGGTCACCAACTGTGGGGGCTAGCTTTGTCCGGCATGCCTCACATTACCGATCAATTATGGCAGAGCGTGTTACCAATATTAACAAACGCCAAGTGAGATATATTTTTGAACGAATCATGATGTACATAGGGTGTTACAATcttccttttcaatttttcgaaatCCATGCCTTTTAGAATTCTGGTAATGGGAACGCATGAGAGATTGGGCGTGAATATTCACGTGGATCAATTGATGGATGGAATTGCGAATAATTGCCCGAATTTAGAACGTCTGGAGCTGCGTTGGGACCCGGAGAACCTGAGGTTCTCCGACAAGAGTCAGAAGGCCATAGACATACTTCGCGTGAAGTGTATTAAATTACGTTGTCTAAGTTTGAGGTAGGCAGAGAATACAAAACAGATCCACATGATTTATGcttataaaaattgatacgtTTCAGCGATGGAAGATATTATGAAATAGTCAAAGCGAACTTCGAGCGTGCCGATAGGCTGACGGTCGTTCGAACGACGACGTGTTGCCGCGTGTCGAATTACTACCTCTTAGCCAATTATAAggatctaatttttaattaatactttcTATAACTATACATTTATAAACGAGAGGGATTTATGCGTAAGTTTTGTTCCATAGGATCGACGAGTCACCGAGGCGACCAATGATACCAAACAAGTAAGACGGAAAATGAGGAAGATCAATCAAATTTCAGGAGAtcaattgtttaataattaatctaTGTTCCAGATAGTGGATCATGACTGCTATTGACCAAAGGAATCGACTCAAGTATTTATTCCACGTATTACTGTAAGAAAGACCGTGCAAAATGTCggatacatatttttttacgCTACTTTCGATCATGTATATAGATAAATTTAATTGTAAGCtgtaaaaattgattaaatctCGAATGTCTACGACAAATAGCAATCCTGTTATTTGTACGAGAGCTGAGGAAGTCATTGAAGTCACTTTACCTTGGTTGATGCTAAACGTTTTCCTCCTTAATTGTGTTATTACCTTTTGATTAATAAGTCaaaattttctgtaattaacaaatttttttcttgtaaaattgttattttacgCGGTACGAAGTGTTCAATGGAGGGAATTCAACTCCATCGCGGGGGTGGAAACGTCTTTCAGGCGCAATATCGACAAGGTAGTGGCACGCACAGTGGCGTTTGTAGTTTTATCGATTATTCGCTAATTTATTCATGcagccgacgacgacgacgtcgcaCTGGCCACAGCTGGTGGTCGGTCGATTCGCTCGATTTCATTCTCTCTAGCCACATGCCAGACCCTTTATATGTTACATTATAGTCGACGAACAACCGTCGTTACATTCACAACTTTTTCGTATGATTTCCTGTTACTTTTCTATCTTTgggtttatattttatatcttcCATAAAGATCTTCCTCCATGTCTGAAGCTGAAGAGGAATTGATCACGAAGAGGCTGAAGATCGTCCTCGTCGGTGATTCCGGAAGTGGAAAAGTGAGTGTCGATGTGACctggatattttttttttttaaataaggaaTCATATTGATTTATTGTCTAAATTATTCAATTCTAGCATCGATCTTCCACTAAAATATTTCTAAGTTTCTAAATTTGATTTTAGCTTTCTAGCATTAAGGGTGAGTTAGTATAATTAAGTCTTTAGATTTTATTTTCGCAAAATTGTTTATTCGTGACTCGAGTCATTTTATAGCTGTCTATAGTTCTTTCTTCAATCACAGGTCTTGTGCTCTCTAATTAAAAACACAACAGGTTCTCGAGGAAATTAGGGTTGCACTACTAATCAGCGAACTGACATAACACGCGAGTTTTCATCGATGTAGGATTTCCATCATCTTTGCTAATATTCTTTGAATTGAATGAACTTTTAACTAAAATCATTATAGTTTCTATACTGATCGAGTAGACGATTCTATATAGAACTGAAGTTCAAGGATCCCTGTTTAGACGAGCATCGCTCAGAAGTTTTGCAACAACGAGTTCACCAGACAATATACGCCAACGTCTGGAATTGATTTCTTCCTGAAGAACGTCAGTGTCGGTTACTATAAGAATGTAAATCTCCATTTGTGGGACGTGGGTGGACTTGCTCTTCATGGAAGCATGTTGGACAAATACGTTTATGGTGCTCATGTAAGAAAGAAGAGCAAAATTGTCAGAAGATATTTTCAACCTTTCATCATTGACGTCTTTTTTTCTAGATAATCCTGTTAGTCTACGATGTTACAAATAGTTTTAGCTTCGAAATTCTACAAGAATGGATAAACAAAATCAGAAAACTAAACAGTGATTACGAAGAAAATCCTTTGATGGCTGTGGTTGGAAATAAATGCGATATCGAGCATCAGCGATCGGTGAAGAAGGATCGAACACATAAATTCGCGGCGGAAAATGGATTTCCATCTCACGACGTATCCGCAAGGACTGGCGAGGCTGTAAGTAAAGGActaattgttaattaaactCACTAATTTTGACGGATCATTCTAATTGCAGGTGTCTTTGTGCATAGTGACTCTAGCAGCACAGGTATTAGGGGTTCATTTAACGAAAACGGATAAAGAGTACCACAAACCCATAATTATCGCGGAAATAGGTGACACGGTCGACATAAACACGGTTCACAAAGTTGTAAAGAGAATTCCCGTGAAAAAGCAGAATCACATTCCCTTTTATCCTCATTTTCCCGGTTCAAAATCGGCGGTGTGTGTATTGCagtgattaaataatttttaataagaaaataactcgaaattttattacatattttcgacttattttctTACATAGGGTATCTTGTATATTTAGAGGGGCCAATGCAATAATAAACCACTGGTGTCTTCAGGGatagatttaaaaagaaatttatttatcgaTAGAATCTTACTAATTGCGTGTGATCGTGTTAATATGGGTCGATGTAACAATGttaaaaatacttttacaaTAATAGGTAATATTATACATTCAGTAATTTACATACATTGTAGATTGAGTACATGCCATGAACTCGGTATTAGAGGCTTGAGATGATTTTTATAAGTGCTCTTAAAAAGATTATCCGTGAAGTAATCACAAAGCGAACCGAGTATTATAACtggttcttctttttaattaattaatcataaaaTTAAGTAGACTATAACAAcaaacatatatatttattcgtGTTTTGAACAcgatagaataaaaattatttgtaacaCTGGTTTTCATTAAATCTAATTAATGGCACTATTCATGCAATCAATACACATTGAACGTACGTATAAAATAAAACGCAATTAACGAGGGAATACGTCATGTAACAGGTAAAAAAACAGGTAGGATCGCAATGTGTGCGCATTCTTGGAACAATCAGCTTCGAATAAAAGACGAATTGGAAGCCTTCGAAAAGggtaaaaaattgttaataaattagcAAGTAAGTTAGTCGTCTTAATCAGAAATTATACGAAAAAGGGGTATTAATAAAGAAGAGTATACAATGTTTCCAAACGACGCtacaatttatcaattttaagatcaattttaaaattagcaCTTCGTACTCTCAGATAATTGATCTCGTTTCTATATGTTTGTATATACAAGCTTGAagtttaaattcatattttggaAATGCTAATTGAAAAACTGTATTAAAGTCGCCTTTTTTAAGTGCACGGTTTACTAAAGACTTTGAGCCTGATTCTTAAAAGAATAAACCAGACTAAATCCACGGACGGTGCAGTCGTTTGAACTGAGACCAAGATACGAGgtgcaaaattataattttgctaGATTTCATATAGTatcgatcgatgatcgattACTCGTCCTTTTAAAAAACAAGGattctaaatatttcaattagtaCGTCGTTTTTCTTTACCCTAATGTGGTCTTCAGTCTCTCATTACGCAGTATGGAAGCtaacttcatttttcaattttaatattcattttactaTAATTCTGATTTTGTTAGCGGTCTTCTTGGCCACACGttcttttctaaaattttctctTTAGCTTCCCACAATTGTACAAATTTCTCATTCATTGGAGTAATGTATGTCTCTACCCATTCTTGTACCGTGTAATTATCGTATATCTCTTCCAAAGCCGATCGCATCTCTTTCTCAATATACATTATTTCCATTTTATGTCTGTCCAGATCAGCAACTGCTCGTTCCACGTGGCTAGGACTTGAAAACGAATACTTCAGATTGTATGGTTTCAACCATCCCTTGAAGGTATTGTCCTGCTCCATTTTATTAACTTCTTGGGTCAAGGCGAAAAGACGTAAAATTGTGGCATAAACTGATATACCATGATAGCTACATTTAGTCCACCCATACTGTGGTTCTGGGATACTTAACGAAATCATGCCCTCGCATTGTAGTGCTTGTAATACAGCGGTAGGTACTTCTACTGGAAATCCGCTTAAATCTGGAGCTTGAAGAATGGCTAAATTTACAGCAAGAGAGGGTATAGCAGAGGGTAAGAGTTCGCAAAGTACGCTGAAATGATCGTATCTTTGCCATCCCGTCAAAATAACGCCTTTGAATGTAGTTTGAGTGgagtatttattaataatctcCAACCAACGTTGATGGTTTTCCATGTGGTATGCGATATCTGTGTAATATCTATCAGGTGCAGTGGCACCTTTGAAAGCTGTAGCAACCCAAATATCTTTCCAAACTGATGCATAGCTCTCCCACAGCTGATCAGTTAATGATGTTGCAGGATCAGTGGTATATTTCCAAACAACTGGCTCCACCATTAAATGCAAGCCTCTGTCTATGATCTCCTGAGGTAAAATTTCTCTGAACTCATCATCCCACATGAGAATGCTCAGCTCTGGGTATTTGTCTTTAATGTATCTTACTACTTTTGAAACATGATCCAAGAACAATTGCTTCTTGCCCCATTGCCTCTTAACCATTATATCCAAACATCTGGTACATTCTCCTATCTGATATACCTCATCAGCTCCTATATGCAAATGCTTTATATCAGGATGAGCAGCTACTACTTGATCTATCATTTCATAAAGTAATGGTAAGGTCTTGTTGTAAGTAGGACATAAAGCTTGTGGATAATGTGGCACTTCTCTGTAATCTTTATATTTCTCTAATTTCAGAACAAATTCCATGTGACCAAAGGTTTGAATCAATGGTATAACCAGGAGTTTGTTTTCCTTGGCTATCTCTTGAATATTTGCAATATCTCTCCTGGTGTAACAATTACCTGCACTGATATCTTGTATCTTACCATCAAAAGGGAACATGTCCTCATATTCTATAAGTATACCAGTGGCACCTAATCTCTTGAGCAATCTGAACAAGTACTTGTAATAACTTGTTTTAGGAGGAGCACCCTTTAAATCCAAATGTACAATTTTGTGACCTTTGAACAAGGGTATATTTTCTGCATCTGATCTAGCATAATTGAAGTCACTAAATAATTGTCCTCCACCGCTTTTCAATTTACCCATTATGTGAGCCTCTATTCGTTGTTTTCTGGCAATATTACGGGGGTTTTCTGTGAGATCACTCAATGGGTAAACTTCTTCGATCTTTAATCTTGGATTTAATTTACTGGATGCGATGTCCTCGACCTCGTTACTGAGAATGTGATAAATCACAATCAACAGAGTAAAACTGATCATTA
It contains:
- the LOC117600924 gene encoding ras-related protein Rab-28, giving the protein MSEAEEELITKRLKIVLVGDSGSGKTSIAQKFCNNEFTRQYTPTSGIDFFLKNVSVGYYKNVNLHLWDVGGLALHGSMLDKYVYGAHIILLVYDVTNSFSFEILQEWINKIRKLNSDYEENPLMAVVGNKCDIEHQRSVKKDRTHKFAAENGFPSHDVSARTGEAVSLCIVTLAAQVLGVHLTKTDKEYHKPIIIAEIGDTVDINTVHKVVKRIPVKKQNHIPFYPHFPGSKSAVCVLQ
- the FipoQ gene encoding F-box/LRR-repeat protein FipoQ isoform X4, coding for MSTWHQLNVEHATSAISREDLGASVYRKKIVSKATIEKLPDKVLLNVFSYLSHREICRVARVCKRWRQIAYDTRLWKHVSLRPEISGLHVNSLDNLLHLISTRFGASLRYIELPIELITHTVLHELANKCPNLTHMLLDFSTAMQLHDFSEMQAFPTKLKYMCICLSEVIFMEGFMRKIYNFINGLEILHLIGTYEKVEEEEEEIYEVINVHKLKSATPNLRVINLYGINFVDDSHIDAFSSNCIQLECLAVNFCAKVTGSTMKTLFQRSRRLKCLLMQGTNLQSEYVMQVEWEKSSVQELDVTGTDLSTECLIDMLTRIPGLRFLSAGQLNGFNDSVLKAWAELGNPRNLIALDLDSSDNLNDDGLHKFLSRYGHQLWGLALSGMPHITDQLWQSVLPILTNAKILVMGTHERLGVNIHVDQLMDGIANNCPNLERLELRWDPENLRFSDKSQKAIDILRVKCIKLRCLSLSDGRYYEIVKANFERADRLTVVRTTTCCRVSNYYLLANYKDLIFN
- the LOC117600918 gene encoding hexosaminidase D, whose product is MTRLRGRASLMVIIMISFTLLIVIYHILSNEVEDIASSKLNPRLKIEEVYPLSDLTENPRNIARKQRIEAHIMGKLKSGGGQLFSDFNYARSDAENIPLFKGHKIVHLDLKGAPPKTSYYKYLFRLLKRLGATGILIEYEDMFPFDGKIQDISAGNCYTRRDIANIQEIAKENKLLVIPLIQTFGHMEFVLKLEKYKDYREVPHYPQALCPTYNKTLPLLYEMIDQVVAAHPDIKHLHIGADEVYQIGECTRCLDIMVKRQWGKKQLFLDHVSKVVRYIKDKYPELSILMWDDEFREILPQEIIDRGLHLMVEPVVWKYTTDPATSLTDQLWESYASVWKDIWVATAFKGATAPDRYYTDIAYHMENHQRWLEIINKYSTQTTFKGVILTGWQRYDHFSVLCELLPSAIPSLAVNLAILQAPDLSGFPVEVPTAVLQALQCEGMISLSIPEPQYGWTKCSYHGISVYATILRLFALTQEVNKMEQDNTFKGWLKPYNLKYSFSSPSHVERAVADLDRHKMEIMYIEKEMRSALEEIYDNYTVQEWVETYITPMNEKFVQLWEAKEKILEKNVWPRRPLTKSEL
- the FipoQ gene encoding F-box/LRR-repeat protein FipoQ isoform X2, which translates into the protein MVEMSNWNVLSVEAALQQLNTFEDDNTEIIRRPNTTIEKLPDKVLLNVFSYLSHREICRVARVCKRWRQIAYDTRLWKHVSLRPEISGLHVNSLDNLLHLISTRFGASLRYIELPIELITHTVLHELANKCPNLTHMLLDFSTAMQLHDFSEMQAFPTKLKYMCICLSEVIFMEGFMRKIYNFINGLEILHLIGTYEKVEEEEEEIYEVINVHKLKSATPNLRVINLYGINFVDDSHIDAFSSNCIQLECLAVNFCAKVTGSTMKTLFQRSRRLKCLLMQGTNLQSEYVMQVEWEKSSVQELDVTGTDLSTECLIDMLTRIPGLRFLSAGQLNGFNDSVLKAWAELGNPRNLIALDLDSSDNLNDDGLHKFLSRYGHQLWGLALSGMPHITDQLWQSVLPILTNAKILVMGTHERLGVNIHVDQLMDGIANNCPNLERLELRWDPENLRFSDKSQKAIDILRVKCIKLRCLSLSDGRYYEIVKANFERADRLTVVRTTTCCRVSNYYLLANYKDLIFN
- the FipoQ gene encoding F-box/LRR-repeat protein FipoQ isoform X1: MDMRRMSNWNVLSVEAALQQLNTFEDDNTEIIRRPNTTIEKLPDKVLLNVFSYLSHREICRVARVCKRWRQIAYDTRLWKHVSLRPEISGLHVNSLDNLLHLISTRFGASLRYIELPIELITHTVLHELANKCPNLTHMLLDFSTAMQLHDFSEMQAFPTKLKYMCICLSEVIFMEGFMRKIYNFINGLEILHLIGTYEKVEEEEEEIYEVINVHKLKSATPNLRVINLYGINFVDDSHIDAFSSNCIQLECLAVNFCAKVTGSTMKTLFQRSRRLKCLLMQGTNLQSEYVMQVEWEKSSVQELDVTGTDLSTECLIDMLTRIPGLRFLSAGQLNGFNDSVLKAWAELGNPRNLIALDLDSSDNLNDDGLHKFLSRYGHQLWGLALSGMPHITDQLWQSVLPILTNAKILVMGTHERLGVNIHVDQLMDGIANNCPNLERLELRWDPENLRFSDKSQKAIDILRVKCIKLRCLSLSDGRYYEIVKANFERADRLTVVRTTTCCRVSNYYLLANYKDLIFN
- the FipoQ gene encoding F-box/LRR-repeat protein FipoQ isoform X3, with translation MDLGGVDVWGQIAVETSQMFVSEGGVIKSRFAGTTIEKLPDKVLLNVFSYLSHREICRVARVCKRWRQIAYDTRLWKHVSLRPEISGLHVNSLDNLLHLISTRFGASLRYIELPIELITHTVLHELANKCPNLTHMLLDFSTAMQLHDFSEMQAFPTKLKYMCICLSEVIFMEGFMRKIYNFINGLEILHLIGTYEKVEEEEEEIYEVINVHKLKSATPNLRVINLYGINFVDDSHIDAFSSNCIQLECLAVNFCAKVTGSTMKTLFQRSRRLKCLLMQGTNLQSEYVMQVEWEKSSVQELDVTGTDLSTECLIDMLTRIPGLRFLSAGQLNGFNDSVLKAWAELGNPRNLIALDLDSSDNLNDDGLHKFLSRYGHQLWGLALSGMPHITDQLWQSVLPILTNAKILVMGTHERLGVNIHVDQLMDGIANNCPNLERLELRWDPENLRFSDKSQKAIDILRVKCIKLRCLSLSDGRYYEIVKANFERADRLTVVRTTTCCRVSNYYLLANYKDLIFN